Genomic segment of Halictus rubicundus isolate RS-2024b chromosome 16, iyHalRubi1_principal, whole genome shotgun sequence:
CCTAGTCCCAGGAAATGATACGGCCCGAAGAAATACGATGCAGTCGTAAAAACGGTTGGAGGTGCAACCTGTGCTGCAGTTGAATGCGCTTCTCGCACAGTTTGACCCTCGCACAAGATGTCTCACTCGGGACTACCCTAAACCATCgaaaaaaagttagaaatcaAAGTCGAATGGCTTCAAGTTCCACCGAGttcctatctttttttttctttttttttttttgagtcgTATATTTTCAATGGTTCGTGTAGTGTGTAATTTCGTACAAGTACTGAGCCTTTTATGGCTGAAAAGCATTATTTCTGGAGATAGAATAGCGGAACTGAGGAGCATCACGCGATCctcaaattaaaatatctccggAATTAATGGCCTTTAGTCTTAAGTGGCTTGGCTGGTTTTTTTTTGTGGAGATAATTGCAGGCTGCTTCGACTAAGACGTACCAAAATACGTAATTCAATTTAATAGAATACGGGTAATATCACGACCAGTTGAACGATTTAACTTTCATTTGAAACGGTTTTTAGTGTATACATACATTAAGATTGAATCTTCCAAAAACATGCACTGTGAAAATTAGATTTCAGGTTCTAAGATGATACAGAATCTAATAGTTTTACCACTTAGGGGAAAGGTGCAAGGAGTCAATTATGGTTTTAAAAGTCAGCTCCGAAATTTCCAAAGTTACATACGATAGAAATCCCATCATTTTGTGATCTTTATTTCGCAAACAAAATGACCATGCTCCATAGAACAAATCACAGTTTCATGTTAGGCTAATACATATAgtaattattttgtataattctTTAGGGAACACCCGGTATACCGATCCCTCGAACGGAAGTTCCCTGAACACTCATCGAGTCAAGATTTCTTTTAACCTAACCTTGGAAACAGTTGTACATCAAAATTATCGTTTCGTGGACAAGAGTGGGTTATTTTTTCAATTGAGGGACTTTGGCAGCGATGTCGGATGGAAGGAAACGTGATTCCTAGATCGTAGATGTGTGCTTCGAACTCGCCTTGTAGATCTCCACCGCGGTCGGGATCCTCTGCCGAAGATCAGGTCGAGAACGCCAGGTTCCATCAGCAACACCCTGTTCATCAACCCCCTTACATATACTACCCGCCACCGGTAGCCTACCCGCCATTGAATCCCTATGGTCCCTACGGGCCCTATCATTCGGGAGGATACTATTCGCATCCTTATTGCACCGAACCAGCGCAGGAGCCAAAAAGCTCAGGCTCGTCCTTGATCGGCGTTATCCTTTTCGTTATCCTGGCACTGTGCGTGATTAGCGTAATCCTCTATCGATTCCTACCTCGCGATTCTCGAAGAAGATTGGACCCTAGGCTCCCTATCCTGACGCATCCACCGGCCCAAGTAAATCTTCATGCTCTTGATCTTTGAGTAGAGAGAGTACTCGCCTAATGCTGGACACTCGAATTTTGGTCATCCTCAGAAAGTGGACTTTGCATGTAGAgcataatttattaatattttcttaacccTTAAGCAGTACAGTAATTACTGAGACTGCGAAGCACCATACTAGAACCTTTTTAAAATTGAGAAATTGTCTCAGTTATCTTTAACTATGAAAGACTAAATAATCCGAATGTTCTAGAAGTTACGAAACTCGATATTTGCAATTACAATACGAAATGTTGTTGGTGACCCCGGTACACCAGTTTCAGATACCTTGACCTTTTCATCGAACTTAATTGAACAGCTACCAATTTGAATCGTTTGCCAAAAACTCGGTATTCCCAGGTTGCTTTCGAGACAGAATGAACTTTCAGACACTGTCATCTAAACAATTGAAACATAACGAGCGAGAAGGACGAGCAGAAATTAGTAACAGCAATGAATCCAATAAAGCTAATGACGAAGAAGTAAAGCAGGAACAATGAAATAAGCACCGGCATTAGAATGTTAATTAATATGTTTCTCCGAATTTAGTGCGTgtacaattttatacatattgaAAAGAAAGATTGTCATGTGTCCGGTACTAGGAGAATTCCCTCTAATTGCCGTTCATTATTCACCGtggttccccccccccccccccccgcgagaGATAACAATGATACTCGTCGGCGCTCGTCATTGTTCTCAAGATGACGCGAT
This window contains:
- the LOC143361980 gene encoding uncharacterized protein LOC143361980; translated protein: MCASNSPCRSPPRSGSSAEDQVENARFHQQHPVHQPPYIYYPPPVAYPPLNPYGPYGPYHSGGYYSHPYCTEPAQEPKSSGSSLIGVILFVILALCVISVILYRFLPRDSRRRLDPRLPILTHPPAQVNLHALDL